The sequence below is a genomic window from Lolium perenne isolate Kyuss_39 chromosome 4, Kyuss_2.0, whole genome shotgun sequence.
ctcctttagtttcgtctccagctcttggtacgaggagcgcaggttctcaagttcagacgaagctgttgcaagggaggaggatgcgcctataataacataagttagCAGCAAATCTAAAGTCGGAATTTGGTTAATGACGAAgaagacggaaaccaaccttgggcgtccgcgcTTGTTTAGCCGATTCTGCATTTTCATCCTTCgtggtccggatattttccgcccgactcgtagtaacgcggcgctgaggcaatgttcttgtgcagctcgtagtgtAGCGCCCGCTGTTCTGTAAAATTTAAACAAAGGcagagtaaaaattccgcctgtagcagtggtttcttttaaagcatcattgccggaaattttccgccataatgcttgggggctactggtccattctaaaaaactttcccggaagtaatttttctctaagcatctaagcgctaactactttttgagtttccgcctacatgcttgggggctactggggagtaccttttgcttgcagataagttgatcgcagaactggccaacgtttttcttgaagtcctggatttccgatgtcctggAATCGAGGCTTCCCcgtgcgttgttcagcatggcgttgagcaggtcttgttcaagctcccacttctccgcttcatcggcttgttgaaaaacttagtggcatacgccttgggggtggaagtggtgtcaccggatctccaaagttcttcggaaaaatgaccatgtcgccgccgcctctccagctttctcggaagaagttacttcaacctctccttggccttgtttttccgcctcttcttgggcagggcctttggccttaggatcttcttcgcccgcatgcccgctgctaaccggaattatttccggtggagtgtttgcggcaggtgggggagatggatcagcctgagggggcgacggttggggagttgggtgggagacgcttggtggaactggagtagagggaccaacagccggagatttcttcatgtattttgtgatgggctcctggctggtggtccgcgtggcagcggttttcggattcctgcaaacaagtgaaagggtttagacaagagATAATTTCGCTAAGTTAAAATTGCATCATGCTCGAAAACTTacgggcgccggggatgatgggcgTGTGCCCTGGCCAGTGTCGAGAGCATTCTTAGAtcgcgcacgctccgctttccttgagtctagcggaggtggttttgtcgtcttcggcttcttggcgaggcctcgccgctagctccggcttcagagccggaagctttggcgcggggacgctttgtaggtcgagggccgccttgcggggtgcccggtcctcttcctcctcgtcgtcttccggagcctcctccgccgtgtcgccggtgacggggacgcgaatgatggtgcggaagttttcctccgccaaagtgttgagctggaaggaaaatgaacaagagttagagttaaacatcaaaaaacttgggaagtttgaagcaacggaaagaacaaagcttaccggaggacactgatcgttcgtgtaaatatccttgaacagttccgggacctgttggcccctcggaatcttcaccagcatcttgaaccttctcttcagagagtcggccggaagatcgtggcgggtaacccggagaagatcatccgccCCAGTCTAAGCGCACATCGTgcgcgcgttgtagcgtagaggctggattctccgggaaaaccagctaagtgtgagctgggctccggtcggtccgtcgtggactagccaggagattctccgcgcggcCTTTTCCAAGATCGGAGTCGTGGCGAGtgaagggacgaagctccagcttgcaagttcttccggaggttcgttgacgaaCCGAGGCAGGCCTTCGTGGACTTCCGGATCAAGcattcttctcatagaaccatccggcattccaaGACGGGACGGATTCATGCgagtcgtggggaggatacatgcggttagggcggagcataaatgtcatgcttccgcagttcaccattgctttgtccttggtttctttcttcacccggaaaaagaattgccacaacttgacatctggccggatcccaagatgtccttcacagagagtcacgaagttggacaagagaaggtatgaatttgggcaaatgttgtggggctggagcccgtaggtgttgaggatggagagaaaaaattccgaacaagggagtgaaagtccgcgttccacccaagccttggtcatgacaatttctccggcttctggtttggggacgtcggagtcacgagtgaaactccagtgtgtggagatcatgccctcgttacggagctctctaagctccacgtcggtggtcgcgcaaggccaccattgaccccgttctccttcgcggatccgggccttggacgccctcttgttttccgcctcctgcacctttgctgccatccgagcttgtccctcgagttcttcttggagctcttggagggtagggatccggcctggagcggtgctggaagatgcggaaaaaggttgagctagtctgatgtcggaaacatacggtggcaggaatgatatgggatccgggcatatgggttctatttggttgggatccgggctactcgaagagctaccagtacaaagtgacgattcgagtggcatgcttccggctgcacccatacaaagtgtttgagtacccggatcactaagtctatcttctacactaggttgtcttctacaaggccggcgtacttaccgctaatggcgcggtggctcgacggaactccggcgaagatgaggtcgccgaacttgaaggaaatcgtcccgcgtgaccacgaatcggcggcggagcgaaTTTCTCGTTCAAACGTGggaatcttggcgcgaggggagccttggttcggcggcgcgcgaagttcaccgtggcgaagctcgccggaatcgagatctggcgggcggagcggcgcgaggaggaagacgatgtggtgagagggggtgaaaagaatggatttttaccgggccgcggagtatttataggccgcgctgGAGATTCGAgatccggatccaacggtggaaactgaacggtcacgccgttggatggatgacacgtgtttaggtcaactgcggtaaaacgacgtggaggtaacttaacctgcactcccgaaaattccggtgaagatttgcatctgcgaaaatttagcgcgggacatgaggaagttgtgcgcgggaaatgtggaacttccgttgtgaagtatgatctgaagatgaaggatttccggaaccgtttgagtcttttaagattccgggtaattccgtgaagataagttgtctctcattcgagcagggagtaacccggaaatgttctttggaacgtcgatggatgaagtcccgcgggatgggagcattttccggctataagttggaaaaagaagaaaatgcaaaattggagctcttcaagtttctccgcgttaccaacgtttgccgaagatcatgatggaccagcaaggcggaaactgcaggcgaaactcggagaactctgggggcctcttgttgtgggtatacttcatgggtgtaccatcgacaaggcctagatccggcaagcccgggtggcccacagacggtgatgaggcatgtggcccatcgggcggcccagcttgtcgttgatcatgaaggaagaagtccagccagaTCGgcgaggccggatccgtaccgaccttaggagtaacccggatccatggaggcccatgaggaacccggatccagtacgacgtgtatggaaggcggatccgtgacgtgcacggcaagatattgtaccgtagctaggctatctgtaatccggctaggactctccatgtaaaccctagatccgtgcgcctttataagccggatcccgggacccctagagggacaaccacaactcattgtaacaacgcgaaagcgcccagataattccagacaagcagcagtaggccctgtcttcgtgcaggtgttccgaagctgggtaactcgcgtaccaccgtcccgtgtgcactccgccctatggcccctacttcttctccccctcgtgaggatccctcctccgaggtaccgtcgattaggcaacgacaaaaCTCTTGGCTGCTGGACGCTGCCTTCCTTCCCACCACAATCCCCGCCTGGTCCCAGGCTGTGCCTGCTCGCAATGCTGTTGCCGCGATCGCTGCAAAGGTAAAGGGGTTCAGGTTCGCCGCAAAGGTTCGGAAACGGTCGCATCGTTACATCCCACTTAGAGAGAATAACACCAAGTTCCTGCTTACCATGCTTGATTTCTTTGTGGAGTCCCGTCTTCTTTCAGGTGCCGAGTTGTTGCTGCGTTGGGTTACCCGTGACACCCTCACCCTCGCCATCAAGCAATGGGCCGCTTTCTGGAAGCAGCGCGGCAAGCACCGCGCCATAAGGGAAGGGGACGAGAACATGAAGTTCTTCCACGCCCGCGCTTCGCAGCACTACCGCCACAGCTTCATCAGGCCCTGGACGTTGGCGGCACTCACGTCGTCGACCACGAGGGCAAGGCGGCCGCCCTCCTCGGCTTCTACTCCAACCGGTTGGGCCAGGCTCGCCCCACGAGCTGGGCTTTCGACCTCGACAACCTCTATGCTGGTGCCGCCCGTGTCAATGGGTCGACACTGGTGGAGCCTTTCGAGCTCAACGAGATCAAGGCCGCCATATGGGGATGGAGCGGAACAATGCCCCTGGCCCGGACGGCCTTGGCCTCAGCTTCTACCGTGCACCTTGGGACCATGTTGGCGCGGATCTCCTCGAGCTGTTCCGGGCGTTCCATGCTGGCGCTGCTGACCTTGGCTGCATCAACAGGGCGCATATTGCCCTCCTGCCCAAGGCCAACGGCGTGCTCGCCCCCAACTCTTACCGCCATGTGTCCCTGCAAAACTGTTCGATGAAGGCGATCTGCAAAACCCTCACCTCAAGGCTGCAGCAACAAATCAGCGGTCATTAATTGATGATAACCAATCCGGGTTCATGGTCGGGAGAAGCATCTCGGAAAACTTCGTTTATGCCACAGAAATGGTGCAATGCTGCCACAAAAGGAAATTGCCATCGGTGGTGTTAAAGTTAGATTTCACCAAAGCTTTCGACTCTATCGATTGGGGCAGCCTGAGGCGAGTCATGGAAGCTAGGGGGTGACTGGATGGATGCCATTTTCATGCCATTTTCTCTACCTCTATGTCAGGGGTGCTTCTCAATGGCATTGCAGCCACAGATTGAAACCACAAACCCTCGCCGCTGCTCCTCTACCATCCCCGTCCCTCCTGTTCGTCCACCAGGCTATCATATCACACCGCCGTTGGGCCAATTAAAACTCAAATCTAAGAAAAATGGAAGATGGGGCAAAATCATCTCACGAGAATGTAGTCTGTGAAGCCGTGCAGTCGTCGTGGGCTTCGTTCTCGTGGAGACAGACAATTGCGTGGAGATGGGGCAAAAGCGGAGTGAAGAGTTTTTGTAGCAACAACCTCTAGTTCTCTGAAATTAGTAATTGGCACTGGTGTAGTCTGTGAAGCCGTGCAGTCGTCGTGGGCTTCGTTCTCGTGGAGACGGACAATTGCGTTGTCGTAGTGCATAATCATATCAACAATTGTCATTTCCCCATCTAGGTGCAGGTGCAGACAAGAGTTTAAACTTTCATTCCGCTGGTTGCTTTTCATACCGAGCCAGAATCCTTTAGAGAGATACGCTGCAGCCCAAAGTCTCCTCTTGTTGTACATCGTCTTCATCCATGTTCTGGTTTTTGGGGATTGCCATTTTCTGTAAAATGCATGCCATCGCTCCTCAAATACTTGCTCTGAGGTGGTGTAATACAAAAGAGTCCTGAACTTATTCAGTGACTTGTTAGGTAGATGCATCTCCATATTTTTTTCAATGTGGAAGCTGCAGATGCGACACACCAGGAAATACTTTGCCGATTGTGCCGATCATAGCGGCATCTGCATCCGTGATTACTGCCTTTGGCTTCTGTTGACACATCACTTTGAGGAAAGTCTTTAGAAACCAAACATATGTTTGTTCATTCTCGCTTGAAAAGATGGCACACCCAAAAACCGTTGTCCTACGGTGGTTGTTCAAGCCCACAAAAGGAACAAATGGCATCTTATATTTATTCATCTTGTATGTGCTATCAAACACCAGCACATCTCCGTAGTCCTGGTAATCCCTACGTGACTGGGAATCGCACCAGAACATGTGCTTCAGACGGCCTTTGTCATCAAGGTCATATTCATAGAAAAATTCAGGGTCCCTCTTTTTTCTCTTTGCCATAATGCGGATGGCTGTGGTAGCGTCACCATCGAAAagcagcctcctcctctccctagagaACATGTTGTACATATCCTTTCTTGTGAATCCAACACCGGCAAATGAACCGGAGCCTGCAATGAATTTTCTCATAATGATGTGCTTCCTGACCCCCATGGATCCCAGTGATAATATCTCAGGTCTCTGCGCGTCGTTGATCGTCCTATGGAACCGAAGAAACGGAGTCTGACATGGTTCAGCTGGGTCATGGTTATGTTTGTCTCGAAAATCTTCAACAACCCAGAAACTAGTTCTTCCATCAAATTTCACCACCAAACGTGCCTTGCAGCCGCCGCGAGACTCAGGTCTGAGCCTATATACGCGGCCTTCCGTGGTCAGTTGGTTTTTGGGACGTCTGCCTTGTCTGGAACACACAAAACGCCTTAACCGAATTACTCCATCATCAAACCGCCTAACCTGGTCCAGCCGGACGCTGAACCCATAATCTTTAGCATATCCGTTGTAGAAAGAATATGCTGCTGCTTCAGAAATAAAAGTGATCTCTTTTATCATCCAGTATAAATCCCG
It includes:
- the LOC127346540 gene encoding protein FAR1-RELATED SEQUENCE 5-like; amino-acid sequence: MEENLQHEAGWSEDEFDIAYDEFDNDDNHGEHTDDQNDENHGGHTDNLNTSEAQFDTQLEYDYYGESDLDTGHTYDVEGASVSEDSVDMSQATPSASQPEKTQKGSNGNEYPDNNRDLYWMIKEITFISEAAAYSFYNGYAKDYGFSVRLDQVRRFDDGVIRLRRFVCSRQGRRPKNQLTTEGRVYRLRPESRGGCKARLVVKFDGRTSFWVVEDFRDKHNHDPAEPCQTPFLRFHRTINDAQRPEILSLGSMGVRKHIIMRKFIAGSGSFAGVGFTRKDMYNMFSRERRRLLFDGDATTAIRIMAKRKKRDPEFFYEYDLDDKGRLKHMFWCDSQSRRDYQDYGDVLVFDSTYKMNKYKMPFVPFVGLNNHRRTTVFGCAIFSSENEQTYVWFLKTFLKVMCQQKPKAVITDADAAMIGTIGKVFPGVSHLQLPH